One genomic segment of Pleurocapsa minor HA4230-MV1 includes these proteins:
- a CDS encoding AarF/ABC1/UbiB kinase family protein — translation MNYSQLEPGQSLSYDAEAIASYYRFRPWQVIWRAIAVVWLFGNFALHLYWDRITNREFINQPKRARELRKVITALGPAYIKVGQALSTRPDLIRKDFLDELTKLQDQLPPFPNQIAFDIIELGLERSISEVYREFSPDPIAAASLGQVYKAVLHSGETVAVKVQRPNLRPQLSLDLYLMRLLAGWIEPWLPLNLGHDLALIVDEFGLKLFEEIDYLNEAQNAEQFAANFAGDPEVKVPAIYHQYCNNYVLTLEWIDGIKLTDLEKLEAAGLDADNLVRIGVTSGLRQLLEYGFFHADPHPGNLFATLDGRMAYIDFGMMDQLSESMKETIASAVVQLINRDYEGLAQDFVNLGFLTPDTDIKPIIPALEAVLGNAIGESVGDFNFKTITDEFSELMYEYPFRLPAKFALIIRSLVTQEGLALSLNPNFKIVEVSYPYVSQRLLTGESPQLRRRLLDVLIKDGKFQWQRLENMIEIASSDDSFDILPTARLGLQYLLSEEGRYLRQQLLMALTEGDRLHTDEVQRLWSLIQDDIKPQKILDFAFNTFRQISAESVMAIIPSATASR, via the coding sequence ATGAATTATTCTCAGCTAGAACCTGGTCAATCCTTAAGTTACGATGCAGAGGCAATCGCATCTTATTATCGTTTTCGACCCTGGCAGGTAATCTGGCGGGCGATCGCCGTTGTCTGGCTGTTTGGCAATTTTGCCCTACATCTTTATTGGGATAGAATAACCAATCGAGAATTTATTAATCAGCCAAAAAGAGCTAGAGAACTACGCAAAGTTATTACGGCGCTTGGCCCTGCATATATCAAGGTAGGACAGGCACTATCTACGCGACCAGACCTGATTCGCAAAGACTTTTTGGATGAGTTGACCAAGCTACAGGATCAGCTACCGCCATTTCCCAATCAGATTGCTTTTGATATTATCGAATTGGGTTTAGAGCGCTCTATTAGCGAAGTTTATCGCGAATTTTCCCCCGATCCCATCGCTGCTGCTAGTTTGGGGCAAGTATATAAAGCGGTCTTACATAGTGGAGAAACCGTCGCCGTAAAAGTTCAACGTCCTAATTTACGTCCTCAATTAAGTCTCGATCTTTATCTAATGAGGCTTTTGGCTGGTTGGATCGAGCCTTGGTTACCCCTCAATTTAGGACACGATCTGGCTCTAATCGTCGATGAATTTGGTTTGAAGCTATTTGAAGAGATTGATTATCTCAATGAAGCTCAAAATGCCGAACAATTTGCTGCCAATTTTGCGGGAGATCCTGAAGTTAAAGTTCCCGCGATCTACCATCAATACTGCAATAACTATGTTCTAACCCTCGAATGGATTGACGGCATCAAGCTAACCGATCTAGAGAAGTTAGAAGCTGCGGGATTAGATGCAGATAATTTGGTCAGAATCGGTGTAACTTCAGGCTTACGTCAGCTGTTGGAATATGGCTTTTTTCATGCCGATCCTCATCCAGGGAATCTCTTTGCTACCCTTGATGGACGAATGGCATACATTGACTTTGGCATGATGGATCAGCTTTCTGAGTCGATGAAGGAAACGATCGCTTCTGCGGTGGTGCAGTTGATCAACCGTGACTATGAAGGGTTAGCACAAGATTTTGTCAATTTAGGCTTTTTAACTCCCGATACTGATATTAAGCCAATTATTCCTGCTTTAGAAGCTGTTTTGGGTAATGCGATCGGCGAAAGCGTGGGGGACTTTAACTTCAAAACGATTACGGATGAATTTTCCGAATTAATGTATGAATATCCTTTTCGTCTTCCTGCCAAGTTTGCACTAATTATTCGTTCTCTGGTTACTCAAGAAGGATTAGCGTTGAGTCTTAACCCTAACTTTAAAATCGTCGAAGTATCCTATCCCTATGTATCTCAAAGGTTACTGACAGGAGAATCCCCGCAACTGAGAAGACGCTTATTAGATGTTTTGATTAAAGATGGCAAATTCCAATGGCAAAGATTGGAAAACATGATTGAAATCGCCAGTTCAGACGATAGCTTTGATATTCTACCTACAGCTCGTTTAGGCTTACAATATCTACTTTCAGAAGAAGGAAGATATTTACGTCAACAATTGCTAATGGCTTTAACAGAAGGCGATCGCCTTCATACCGACGAGGTACAGAGACTGTGGAGTTTAATTCAAGATGATATTAAACCTCAGAAAATATTAGACTTTGCTTTTAATACTTTTCGCCAAATTTCTGCTGAAAGTGTCATGGCAATTATTCCCTCTGCTACCGCTTCAAGATAG
- a CDS encoding ABC transporter ATP-binding protein produces MIRLEEIEKVYGIGNTAVHALDKVDLIIHQGEYCSIMGASGSGKSTVMNIIGCLDRPTAGKYYLDNISVAGLADEQLAEIRNRKIGFVFQQFHLLPQVSALENVMLPMVYAGIASKERRDRATEALTRVGLANRMNNRPNQLSGGQQQRVAIARAIVNEPLLLLADEPTGALDSHTTREVLDIFGELHDGGITVVMVTHEPEVAKLTNRIIWFKDGQIVHSHLTPEEMLAVAVAF; encoded by the coding sequence ATTATTCGTTTAGAAGAGATAGAAAAAGTCTACGGGATTGGTAATACAGCAGTTCATGCTTTAGATAAAGTCGATCTAATCATCCACCAGGGAGAATATTGTTCGATTATGGGTGCATCAGGTTCAGGTAAATCTACTGTCATGAATATTATTGGCTGTTTAGATCGACCTACCGCAGGTAAATATTACCTAGACAACATCAGTGTTGCTGGATTAGCAGATGAACAGCTAGCCGAAATTCGCAATCGCAAAATTGGCTTTGTGTTTCAACAATTTCATTTACTACCTCAAGTTAGTGCATTAGAAAACGTGATGTTGCCCATGGTTTATGCGGGAATAGCCTCTAAGGAAAGGCGCGATCGCGCAACAGAAGCTTTAACTAGAGTAGGTTTGGCTAATAGAATGAATAATCGTCCCAATCAACTATCAGGGGGACAGCAGCAACGAGTCGCGATCGCTAGAGCAATTGTGAATGAACCCTTGTTATTATTGGCAGATGAGCCGACTGGAGCATTAGATTCTCACACCACTAGAGAAGTGTTAGATATTTTTGGTGAGTTACATGATGGCGGAATCACCGTGGTTATGGTTACTCATGAACCAGAGGTGGCTAAACTAACTAACCGAATTATTTGGTTTAAAGATGGTCAAATTGTTCATTCTCATCTCACTCCAGAAGAAATGCTGGCGGTAGCGGTTGCTTTTTAA
- a CDS encoding translocation/assembly module TamB domain-containing protein, whose translation MNTPPNPEPEKPKVWQRLLNKLKSSPKTVVAGVTAIAAVGSLGYWGTQVLAKKKLAPFLENQIGKIIERPLDLGELKGFSLNGVEFGQTVIPPTATDPDKVTVEGVKVGFNLIPVLFRRTLPLEVALIQPDIYLEQEQDGEWINLDFLKKDTEKKEPLVYFDVDLDVEQANITAVPYQQEPLKGKLDGSGRYNQKQALAEYDLDATIEQAKATIQGETKLETGSTNTRLLVENLILADAATFLPIPVEINSGTLNADLDINIPSLDEITAANVKGKVNLQNLSGSATDLDAPISAESQLNFSGRNAQINQTRATLGDITAQVDGQVNLDNGYDLDVDVLPFQLASLPNKLTEGLPVDVAGIIEAQVQLRGAIKDPKLTGKINNTQTVIIGQTTLKKIKADFRGDLEQVVLDDVQIIPVAGGKVMAAGKIETNLRQALESKQPIDSTKMPLALSFTADLPTQQLVNPYYQLPQNVAIGNLQAEGQIDGTLNNPQGMVNWNIADSSARNLEDVAGSGELVIANQNIQLQDTEITYGEGKVDVTADANLNNKKWQASLDANSLNLRPFAAQFSNPNLNLDRPLAVDTAQAKFNGSLDRLGLEQIAGSVDLNLDVNGGDVVVDSQLNGGNIQAQTTTNNIKLDSFIPSLPVATSLTGGTINTSGTIKQLLAFKDNPNLNSLQADADLDLLLDGEAVAVNSQLNSGKIQATANTSQINLNRFASNLPIPANIRSSQLTASGELRQLLTLADDSSLSTFVARVDADLDVAEGTVKAIANLNNNQWQANVDANDLSSQLLLDRFAPPNLAGLQVDNINAQGNLAGDIRPLINQAARIPVAVNQLTVDSGVQNLQAQGNITLANIASKLDADSNLNVIANLDFDRLPIDQLVAATSQNNELIKESVNFKGKAAFNGQFNGQQLLSAPTENVSLTGDLNLQNFAFNDIVFDSIMTGRLNVQPQQAIALNLQGEQDIIAARAVPCTRRDCKLPYLPTNLEIRQGENTEQPVIAVGTRQGDRFALDIDNFPLALLNVAPGKAAGIEGPISGTTTGEIDLNLYTLATTGNIQVAQPGLGYIQADQLNADFNYDPANSLAEVSSASLKLDRSQYDFNAALNLATGAIDGRLNIPQAYIQDALTTLNWFTVEDVISLLQTPIYADPSVIRPAPEKDTVDQSIARKLNQLRRVNRQIQANAAIRQAGSIPTKLDIKGKYAGEIILGGTIQVPEADFRVEGNNWQWQPRQAYPDLVSPLGLVIEESQYIALPKLLIDGELQGTTVDLAEARIEVQEAILSLKGKLSAQQTDAKFAVANLTVDDIDSFVEIPVDLAGEINSVGTIKGTLEQPRLEGKVAFSNGAFNGNLLPAKVAGNFNYDGSKLGFKTTAPDEIQVEANLPYPIIPGKSDRFTAKANIESEAFVFLDAFSQNYLNWVGGEGDAQLEASARLDLNRAEKIYDLSAQGVVNLDDANVIVQTPFFTEPFQGTGKITINNQIVNVETLDATFANKDLSATGKFPILTPVRGLKNPLTINLPKGDIEIDKLYQGGVEGQVIVTGVSLKPVISGEVTLADGKVSIPQTKTPTAGDAVQVGKSQAINAVSRVKTRNNSRTAQSQTTAPKSVITALNNLKVNLKDFKLQQTPLYDFQLKGGLTLNGTADEPNNIIPQGKLTLTKADVDLFSNTFKLARNRDNTIVFSPKAGVFNPELDVVLRTSVEDVQGDASSLRLADSNANEINDPLTQGNDSQTVRISLTVDGEAQEILPNLGQTARSNCDIRPSNQPFVKNQASYNQAELNRFTQCFGDNFSLNTQNNPGDVGSQRSLINSPAVALTSTPSLNQGEIVNLLSNQFVGFARDISSASQSELFDLGVQRFVVNPLLDSVLYRVEDTTVGWGKKINLDYLTIYPALEGTYQINQDSSIRFIYSHNLFTKLIETINSTGDEETSSSNEIKLEYQRNF comes from the coding sequence ATTAACACTCCCCCAAATCCTGAACCTGAGAAACCAAAGGTTTGGCAGCGTTTGTTGAACAAGCTTAAGTCTTCTCCGAAAACGGTTGTCGCGGGAGTTACGGCGATCGCAGCTGTAGGTAGTTTGGGCTACTGGGGAACACAAGTATTAGCCAAAAAGAAATTAGCGCCGTTTCTGGAGAATCAAATCGGCAAGATTATTGAGCGTCCCCTTGATTTGGGAGAGTTAAAAGGTTTTTCTCTCAACGGTGTTGAGTTTGGTCAGACGGTTATTCCGCCGACAGCTACCGATCCAGATAAGGTGACGGTGGAAGGGGTAAAAGTTGGGTTTAATCTTATCCCTGTCTTATTTCGTCGTACTCTACCTCTAGAGGTGGCTTTAATTCAACCTGATATTTATCTCGAACAAGAGCAGGATGGAGAATGGATTAACTTAGATTTTCTCAAGAAAGATACTGAAAAAAAAGAGCCGTTGGTTTACTTTGATGTAGATTTGGATGTCGAACAAGCCAATATTACTGCTGTACCTTACCAGCAGGAGCCGCTTAAAGGGAAGTTAGACGGTAGTGGAAGATATAATCAGAAACAAGCTTTGGCAGAATATGATCTCGACGCAACTATTGAACAGGCTAAAGCAACAATTCAGGGGGAAACTAAGCTAGAAACTGGCAGCACCAATACCAGACTGCTGGTGGAGAATCTGATTTTAGCGGATGCAGCGACATTTTTACCAATTCCCGTAGAAATTAATAGTGGTACGCTCAACGCCGATTTAGATATTAATATTCCTTCCTTAGACGAAATTACCGCAGCTAATGTTAAAGGAAAAGTTAATCTGCAAAACCTGTCGGGATCGGCTACGGATTTAGACGCTCCTATTTCGGCAGAATCTCAGCTAAATTTCAGTGGTCGTAATGCCCAAATCAACCAAACTCGGGCAACTTTAGGCGATATTACCGCCCAGGTAGATGGACAGGTTAATTTAGATAATGGCTACGATTTAGATGTTGATGTACTGCCGTTTCAACTAGCTAGTCTACCCAATAAACTCACTGAGGGTTTACCTGTGGATGTTGCAGGAATAATCGAAGCACAGGTTCAACTACGAGGAGCAATTAAAGATCCCAAACTAACGGGCAAGATTAACAATACTCAGACGGTAATTATAGGTCAAACGACTTTAAAGAAAATTAAGGCTGATTTTCGTGGTGATTTAGAGCAAGTCGTCTTAGATGATGTGCAGATTATCCCTGTGGCAGGGGGAAAGGTAATGGCAGCAGGAAAAATCGAGACTAATCTACGACAGGCTTTAGAAAGTAAGCAGCCAATCGATTCAACTAAGATGCCACTAGCCTTGAGCTTTACCGCCGATTTACCCACACAACAGCTGGTTAATCCTTACTATCAATTACCCCAAAATGTGGCGATTGGTAATCTTCAAGCTGAAGGACAGATTGACGGCACTTTAAATAATCCTCAAGGCATGGTCAATTGGAATATTGCCGACTCTAGCGCGAGAAACCTAGAAGATGTTGCAGGCTCAGGAGAATTGGTTATTGCCAATCAGAATATACAGCTGCAAGACACTGAAATTACCTACGGAGAGGGTAAGGTAGACGTAACGGCAGATGCTAATTTAAATAATAAAAAATGGCAAGCAAGCCTAGACGCAAATTCTCTCAACCTCAGACCCTTTGCCGCTCAGTTTAGTAATCCTAATTTAAACCTAGATCGACCTCTGGCGGTAGATACGGCTCAGGCTAAGTTTAACGGCAGCTTAGATCGCCTAGGCTTAGAGCAAATTGCGGGGAGTGTGGATCTCAATCTAGATGTTAATGGTGGAGATGTTGTAGTTGATAGTCAGCTTAATGGGGGCAATATTCAAGCCCAAACTACTACCAACAATATTAAGCTAGATTCTTTCATTCCCAGTCTACCTGTTGCCACATCTTTGACAGGGGGAACAATTAATACTTCAGGCACAATCAAGCAGCTACTAGCATTTAAAGATAATCCTAACTTAAATAGTCTCCAAGCTGATGCCGATTTAGATCTATTGCTAGATGGTGAAGCCGTTGCGGTCAACAGCCAATTAAACTCAGGTAAGATTCAAGCAACAGCCAATACCAGCCAGATTAATCTTAATCGCTTTGCCTCTAATTTACCTATCCCCGCAAATATTAGGTCGAGTCAGCTAACGGCTTCTGGGGAATTACGACAGTTATTAACCTTGGCTGATGATTCTAGTCTCAGCACTTTTGTTGCCCGTGTAGATGCTGATTTAGATGTGGCTGAAGGAACGGTAAAAGCGATCGCCAATCTGAATAATAACCAGTGGCAGGCGAATGTTGATGCCAATGATCTTAGCTCCCAACTCTTGTTAGATCGATTTGCTCCCCCTAATCTGGCTGGGCTACAGGTAGATAATATTAATGCACAAGGTAATCTGGCGGGAGATATTCGCCCTTTAATCAACCAAGCTGCGAGGATTCCTGTGGCGGTTAATCAACTTACGGTGGATTCGGGAGTGCAAAACCTTCAGGCTCAGGGCAATATTACCTTAGCGAACATTGCCAGTAAGTTAGATGCTGATAGTAATCTTAATGTGATCGCTAACCTCGACTTCGATCGCCTACCCATCGATCAGCTGGTGGCAGCAACTAGCCAAAATAACGAGCTAATTAAAGAGAGTGTTAATTTCAAGGGGAAAGCTGCTTTTAACGGTCAATTTAACGGTCAACAATTACTTTCAGCGCCAACGGAAAACGTCAGTCTGACAGGAGATCTCAATCTCCAGAATTTTGCCTTCAACGATATTGTTTTTGACTCGATCATGACAGGGAGGCTTAATGTACAACCGCAGCAAGCAATTGCCCTCAATCTTCAAGGAGAACAGGATATCATCGCCGCTAGAGCCGTTCCCTGTACCAGGAGGGACTGTAAACTTCCCTATCTACCTACCAATTTAGAAATACGTCAGGGAGAAAATACCGAGCAACCTGTAATAGCTGTTGGCACGCGCCAGGGCGATCGCTTTGCTTTAGATATTGATAATTTTCCTCTAGCATTACTCAATGTTGCTCCAGGTAAAGCAGCAGGTATTGAAGGCCCGATCAGCGGTACAACTACAGGAGAAATAGATCTTAATCTCTATACTCTGGCAACCACAGGAAATATTCAAGTGGCTCAACCAGGGTTGGGCTATATTCAAGCCGATCAGCTTAACGCCGACTTTAACTATGACCCCGCTAATAGTCTTGCCGAAGTTAGCAGCGCTTCTTTGAAACTAGATCGGAGTCAATATGATTTCAATGCTGCTTTAAATTTAGCTACTGGCGCGATTGACGGTAGATTAAACATTCCCCAGGCATATATCCAAGATGCTCTGACTACCCTAAACTGGTTCACTGTCGAAGACGTAATTAGCCTATTGCAGACCCCCATCTATGCCGATCCCTCGGTGATTAGACCTGCACCAGAAAAAGATACAGTCGATCAGTCGATCGCCCGCAAGCTCAATCAGTTACGTCGGGTTAATCGCCAAATCCAAGCAAATGCAGCTATTCGGCAAGCAGGAAGTATTCCCACCAAGTTAGATATTAAGGGTAAATATGCAGGAGAAATAATTCTGGGGGGGACAATTCAAGTCCCTGAAGCTGATTTTCGAGTTGAGGGTAATAATTGGCAATGGCAACCTCGACAAGCTTACCCCGATCTTGTTAGTCCTCTGGGCTTAGTTATCGAAGAGTCACAGTATATTGCTTTACCCAAACTGTTAATTGATGGGGAGCTGCAAGGGACAACAGTAGATTTAGCCGAAGCCAGAATTGAGGTGCAAGAAGCAATCTTATCCCTCAAAGGTAAGTTATCTGCCCAACAAACTGATGCGAAGTTCGCCGTGGCTAATTTAACCGTGGACGACATCGACAGTTTCGTCGAGATTCCCGTAGATCTAGCAGGAGAAATCAATAGTGTCGGGACAATTAAAGGAACGCTAGAACAGCCACGACTAGAAGGTAAAGTAGCTTTCTCCAATGGAGCGTTTAACGGCAACCTCTTGCCCGCTAAAGTAGCAGGAAACTTTAATTATGACGGTAGCAAGCTGGGCTTTAAAACCACTGCCCCAGATGAGATTCAGGTCGAGGCTAATCTTCCCTATCCAATTATCCCTGGTAAAAGCGATCGCTTTACGGCAAAAGCCAATATCGAATCAGAAGCCTTTGTTTTTCTAGATGCTTTTAGTCAAAACTATCTTAACTGGGTAGGGGGTGAAGGAGATGCTCAACTTGAGGCGAGTGCGCGTTTGGATTTGAACCGAGCAGAAAAAATTTATGACTTGTCCGCTCAAGGAGTAGTAAATCTCGATGATGCCAACGTGATCGTCCAAACTCCCTTCTTTACTGAGCCATTTCAAGGTACAGGCAAAATTACCATCAACAACCAGATAGTTAATGTTGAGACTCTCGATGCTACCTTCGCTAATAAAGATTTATCAGCAACAGGTAAATTTCCCATTCTCACCCCAGTACGAGGTTTAAAAAATCCTTTAACAATTAATTTACCCAAAGGAGATATTGAGATCGATAAACTTTATCAAGGCGGAGTTGAAGGACAAGTAATAGTTACAGGGGTATCCCTTAAGCCAGTCATTAGCGGTGAAGTTACTTTAGCTGATGGAAAAGTATCTATTCCTCAAACGAAAACTCCAACGGCGGGAGATGCAGTCCAAGTTGGTAAATCTCAGGCAATTAATGCGGTGTCTAGAGTTAAAACCCGCAATAATTCCCGTACAGCACAGTCACAAACTACTGCTCCAAAGTCTGTGATCACAGCGTTAAACAATCTTAAAGTCAATCTTAAAGACTTTAAGCTACAGCAAACTCCCCTCTATGATTTTCAGCTAAAAGGTGGTTTAACTCTCAACGGCACAGCAGATGAACCCAACAATATTATTCCCCAGGGCAAATTAACACTGACCAAGGCAGATGTAGATTTATTTAGCAATACCTTTAAACTGGCTCGTAATCGGGATAATACAATTGTTTTTAGTCCCAAAGCAGGTGTTTTTAATCCCGAGCTTGATGTCGTTTTAAGGACTTCCGTCGAAGATGTCCAAGGTGATGCAAGCAGCTTACGTTTGGCAGACTCTAACGCCAACGAAATTAACGATCCTCTAACTCAAGGCAATGACAGTCAGACTGTTCGCATTAGTTTGACCGTTGATGGGGAAGCACAAGAAATTTTGCCTAATTTGGGTCAAACAGCTCGTTCTAATTGCGATATCCGCCCTAGCAATCAGCCTTTTGTCAAAAATCAAGCATCTTACAATCAAGCCGAATTAAACCGCTTCACTCAATGTTTTGGCGATAATTTTTCCCTTAACACCCAGAATAATCCTGGCGATGTCGGTTCACAGCGTAGTTTAATCAATTCCCCAGCGGTAGCACTAACTAGTACGCCTTCTCTTAATCAGGGAGAAATTGTCAACCTTTTAAGCAATCAGTTTGTCGGTTTTGCTAGAGACATTAGTAGTGCTAGCCAATCAGAACTATTTGATTTAGGGGTACAAAGGTTTGTGGTTAATCCTCTTTTAGATAGCGTTCTCTATCGAGTAGAAGACACAACAGTTGGTTGGGGTAAGAAAATTAATTTAGACTATCTAACCATCTACCCCGCTCTTGAAGGCACTTACCAAATCAATCAAGATTCTTCAATCCGCTTTATCTATAGCCACAACTTATTCACTAAATTAATTGAAACGATTAATAGTACTGGAGACGAGGAAACCAGTAGCAGTAATGAAATCAAACTTGAATACCAGAGAAATTTTTAA